In Zingiber officinale cultivar Zhangliang chromosome 1A, Zo_v1.1, whole genome shotgun sequence, a genomic segment contains:
- the LOC122010505 gene encoding transcription factor MYBS3-like has translation MAGGGGVKLFGVQLHMASSPLKKSFSMECLSCSHPFAPSSSFSSSASSLGPVDETTEKTTNGYLSDGLGFRKQERKKGVSWTEEEHRQFLVGLEKLGKGDWRGISRNFVNTRTPTQVASHAQKYFLRQNSLNKKKRRSSLFDVVATCEKAVLHTDPYKPVLLSLTMAKQNASETAKVDLSSSIQEQETDHLPSSAGLIERVNGQLSNIDLELRISSSKLNQKNSSTGNLCFGTIRVT, from the exons ATGGCTGGAGGAGGTGGAGTGAAGCTATTTGGGGTTCAGCTTCATATGGCTTCTTCGCCACTCAAGAAAAGCTTCAGCATGGAGTGTCTCTCCTGCTCTCATCCTTTTGCTCCTTCCTCTTCGTTTTCTTCATCCGCATCTTCTCTTGGCCCAGTCGATGAAACCACTGAGAAGACGACTAATGGGTATCTGTCTGATGGTCTTGGTTtcagaaaacaagaaaggaagaAGG GAGTTTCATGGACTGAGGAAGAGCACAGGCAGTTTCTTGTAGGACTTGAGAAGCTTGGAAAAGGAGATTGGAGAGGCATCTCGAGGAATTTTGTCAACACAAGAACTCCCACACAAGTGGCAAGCCATGCTCAAAAGTACTTCCTGAGACAAAACAGCCTCAACAAAAAGAAGCGCCGATCGAGTCTCTTCGATGTG GTTGCAACTTGTGAGAAGGCAGTTCTACACACTGATCCTTACAAGCCAGTCTTGTTATCTCTTACCATGGCAAAACAAAATGCTTCTGAGACTGCAAAAGTAGATCTGAGTTCATCGATCCAAGAGCAGGAAACAGACCATCTGCCCTCATCTGCTGGCCTGATTGAAAGGGTCAATGGGCAGCTCTCAAATATCGATTTGGAGCTTAGAATTTCCAGCTCAAAGTTGAACCAGAAGAACTCATCAACTGGAAATCTATGTTTTGGTACCATAAGAGTTACTTAA
- the LOC122036496 gene encoding 30S ribosomal protein S20, chloroplastic-like: protein MAAVAAAASSSCLILPYKLQPCPSSFLITSRSAGTSIRRSKCPLAFASTLSLAAFPPGLLSAVEKRRAPPPGRPTVVCEAVPKKYDSATKRARQGEKRRIYNKARKSEIRTRMKKVLESLDELRKKSDAQSEELLPIEKLIAEAFSVIDKAVRVGTLHRNTGDRRKSRLSRRKKAVEIHHGWYVPAAAS, encoded by the exons ATGGCCGCGGTGGCTGCTGCTGCTTCTTCTTCGTGCCTTATTCTTCCTTACAAGCTCCAACCCTGCCCTTCCTCCTTCCTAATCACCAGCAGAAGCGCCGGCACGTCTATACGCCGCTCCAAGTGCCCCCTCGCCTTCGCCTCTACTCTCTCCCTCGCCGCTTTCCCTCCCG GCCTTCTGAGCGCGGTGGAGAAACGCAGGGCGCCTCCGCCGGGGAGGCCCACTGTTGTCTGCGAGGCGGTGCCTAAGAAATACGACTCCGCGACCAAGAGGGCTCGTCAGGGCGAGAAGCGCCGGATCTACAACAAGGCCCGAAAATCCGAGATCCGGACTCGAATGAAAAAG gTGCTGGAATCCCTCGATGAGCTGAGGAAGAAAAGTGATGCACAATCCGAGGAGCTACTCCCAATTGAAAAACTCATCGCAGAGGCCTTTTCTGTGATCGACAAAGCTGTTAGGGTAGGCACTTTACACAGAAATACTGGGGATCGTCGCAAGTCTAGGCTTTCAAGGCGGAAGAAAGCAGTGGAAATTCATCATGGCTGGTACGTACCAGCTGCAGCTAGCTAA
- the LOC122036504 gene encoding multiprotein-bridging factor 1b-like — MSGTGPFTQDWEPVVIRKKAPTAAAKKDEKAVNAARRSGAEIETVKKSNAGTNKAASSGTSLNTRKLDDETENLSHERVSTELKKNIMQARLAKKLTQAQLAQLINEKPQIIQDYESGKAIPNQQIITKLERVLGTKLRGKK; from the exons ATGTCCGGGACTGGACCGTTCACCCAGGATTGGGAGCCCGTCGTGATTCGCAAGAAGGCTCCCACCGCTGCGGCAAAGAAGGACGAGAAGGCCGTCAACGCCGCCCGTCGAAGCGGTGCTGAGATCGAGACCGTCAAGAAGT CTAATGCTGGTACGAACAAAGCTGCTTCTAGCGGCACGTCCCTGAACACGAGGAAACTTGACGATGAAACAGAGAATCTTTCTC ATGAGCGTGTGTCGACTGAACTGAAGAAGAACATCATGCAAGCTCGTCTGGCCAAGAAGTTGACCCAGGCTCAACTTGCACAG CTAATCAATGAGAAACCCCAAATTATCCAAGACTATGAGTCCGGGAAGGCTATTCCAAATCAACAGATCATTACCAAACTGGAAAGGGTGCTCGGGACAAAACTCCGAGGCAAAAAATAA
- the LOC122036488 gene encoding putative SNAP25 homologous protein SNAP30, with protein sequence MPVSKVPKQGRAADPFDSDSDTELYKPPSKDARNKYKNDFSDTGGFENQSVQELEKYAAYKAEETTSKVNDCLKIAEIIKEDASNTLTMLHQQGDQINRTHEICVTIDKDLSRGESLLGSLGGFFSMPWKPKKTKEIKGPAVTADNSSKATKEQRDKLGLSSNGKGQSKPREYAEPTSAMDKVQIEKSKQDDGLDDLSDVLGQLKGMAVDMGSEIERQNKALDGLQDDVDELNSRVKGANQRARKILGK encoded by the exons ATGCCAGTCTCTAAAGTTCCAAAGCAAGGTCGCGCAGCCGATCCTTTTGATTCCGATTCAGATACTGAACTTTATAAACCTCCTTCCAAGGATGCTAGAAACAAGTACAAGAATGACTTCAGCGACACCGGCGGGTTCGAGAACCAATCCGTGCAGGAACTCGAGAAGTATGCCGCTTACAAGGCCGAAGAAACAACAAGCAAAGTTAACGATTGTCTCAAGATTGCGGAGATCATAAAGGAAGATGCGTCCAACACGCTCACTATGCTGCATCAACAAGGAGATCAGATCAACCGAACGCATGAAATTTGTGTCACCATCGATAAGGATCTTAGTCGA GGCGAGTCACTGCTAGGGAGCCTTGGGGGCTTTTTCTCGATGCCATGGAAGCCAAAAAAGACCAAAGAGATCAAGGGCCCTGCAGTCACAGCAG ATAATTCATCGAAGGCGACCAAGGAACAACGGGACAAGTTAGGCTTGTCTTCCAATGGAAAGGGACAATCAAAACCACGAGAGTATGCTGAACCCACATCGGCAATGGACAAAGTTCAG ATTGAAAAGTCTAAACAAGACGATGGGCTTGATGATCTAAGCGATGTCCTGGGGCAGCTGAAGGGCATGGCTGTCGACATGGGTTCTGAGATCGAAAG ACAAAACAAGGCTTTGGATGGGTTGCAGGATGATGTGGATGAGCTCAATTCTCGAGTGAAAGGAGCTAATCAACGTGCTCGAAAGATACTAGGGAAATAG
- the LOC122010515 gene encoding MYB-like transcription factor ETC3 — protein sequence MEWEFIDMSEQEKDLVHRMYRLVGDRWSLIAARIPGRTPEAIERFWKMAYDACFAERRLKRRTRTSSDHGNGDARQTDAPPETNVQLPLNNIK from the exons ATGGAGTGGGAGTTCATCGACATGTCAGAGCAAGAGAAAGACCTCGTTCACAGGATGTATAGACTCGTCGGAGACAG GTGGTCACTGATAGCCGCTCGAATCCCCGGGCGTACGCCTGAAGCAATAGAACGGTTCTGGAAAATGGCTTACGATGCTTGTTTCGCTGAAAGGAGGCTAAAGAGAAGAACGAGAACGTCAAGCGACCATGGAAATGGAGACGCAAGGCAGACAGATGCCCCACCTGAAACGAATGTTCAGCTACCACTGAATAACATTAAATAA